Genomic DNA from Mus musculus strain C57BL/6J chromosome 11, GRCm38.p6 C57BL/6J:
TGAGCTGGTCTTATCTGAGGACCGGAGGAGTGTGCAGCGTGGTGAACAGCGGCAGGCCCTGCCTGACAACCCAGAGCGGTTCGACCCCGGCCCTTGCGTGCTGGGCCAGGAGCGCATTACCTCTGGCCGCCACTACTGGGAGGTGGAAGTCGGGGACCAGACCAGCTGGGCACTCGGCGTGTGTAAAGAAACTGCCaacaggaaggagaagggggagctGTCGGCTGGCAATGGGTTCTGGATCCTGGTGTTCCTGGGGAGTTTCTATAATTCCAATGAGCCGGCCTTCTCCCCACTGCGGGACCCTCCCAAGCGTGTGGGGATTTTTCTGGACTATGAAGCTGGCCATCTCTCATTCTACAGTGCCACGGATGGGTCGCTGCTGTTTATCTTCCCCGAGACCCTGTTCTCAGGGACACTCCGGCCCCTCTTCTCACCTCTGTCAAGCAGCCCGACCCCTATGACTATCTGCAGGCTGATAGGTGTATCTGGGGACACCCTTGGCCCGCAGTGACCCAAACCTTCTAAGAAAGTCCCTTCACCTTTCCTGGTCCTTTGTCCTGGCCATACAGAGACCCAGGAGCCAGCTGACATCCTGTGCGCATTAGGAGGAGCACACAGTGCCTTTCTGACCACACGTGGGAAACACAAGTTCTCTGTCTCAGAGACAGTATGTGTGAGAGTACACTGGGCTGGGCTCTGTCCTCATCCTGGGGATCCTCCCCGCCCCCCGATGCCACTTAGTGCCGAAAGCTCTCACCAAAGCACTAAGTCCCATGTGTCACCAGCACCTCAGATTCTGAGTTCCTGGGCTGCCTGCCAAGCATGCCACACAGTCCCTGGAGTGATAGGGATTAGGTAGGGAGACAGCTTCAAGCATCTCTGGATTTGGTCTGATAAACGGGAAGGCTGCTCAGAGTCCTGACCTTGCTGGGCGTGGCTACAAAGAGGACGGTAGCGTGGCCCCAGAGATGAAGCAATCTAGTAGGGGCTGAATCCTACAGGAGTATTCAACATTTGTATTCGGCACATAAGGGGCCTAGAAGTAGAACGCAGAAATGACACTTGAACACACCCTTCTGTCCTGAGACTTGTCTGGTGGCTGGCTGTGGTACACTGCCCCTGGTTGCAGACTGAGCTGCACAGGAGTCAGTAGTGACTGCTTTTGTATTAAACTTTGGGAGTTTTATCTTCTATTTAttgaaagggaaacatttaaataAACTCATTTGAAGTCATGTTCTCTGCTTATCCTGTGGGTAAATAACCAAGACCGTGGACTGGTAAACGCACACGCTGTTTTTGCAAAGATTGAACTGACTGATTCCGACTCCCATGCTGGGCTGCTTTAACTCCCACTGAAGGAAATTACACACCCAGCTACCGAGGGCATCTGCAATCACGTGCTGCATAAATCCCTCTCTTAAACATACACtactaaaaaatgtatttaaaagaaaCTCACAGAAGAAGCAAGAGATTCACAGGCCACCAGACCTAAGACGCATGGCTCTCTTCCACACAGGCATGACAAAGTGGGGGTTCCTTATGTTCTTTATCACATGTGTTGGATTTGTATGATGTTTATGACATAACAAAAGAACTTGGCCCCCTTGGGCTAGTGGGGTCCTTGCTTAGCTCATCAGCTAGCCCTTTTCCTGTTACCAGTATCTTGAGGCTGCCCTATGACACTTCCACGTTTGTCCCAGGCAGGTGAGTACAGCACCTGGCTTGTGCAGCCACATTGGCTGTGACTTGTAGACAGTGCTGCGTTTGATTTCTGGGGCAGGAGACCCTGGCAGACAGATGAGACAGCCATGTGCCCCTAGCCATGGCTTCGGAGAAGAGCAGGAGACAGGTCCTGAGGAAGGCTGAAGTTCATGACCAAAGCCTACTAGTGCCTTCTGTAAGTCTGAAATGGTCCTTGTCCCAGGAATGCACATGCAGAACTTCATGTCCTCATCAGGAGCAGACTCCATGCAGTGAGTGAGATGAAGGACAGATTAATGTAGTGGGTGAGCTCTGCAGGAGCAGGGTCTGGGTCCTGTCCCAGCAGTGGGGGAACTCTGAAATGAGACATTGCCAGAGAGCCAGATGTTGGTCGGGAAAGATCTCAGGAAAGCGGTGAGAGCTGAGGCTCTCGGGTTCTTGGGAGCTGCTTTCCTGCTGAACTCGTTCTTGTCCTCAGACCTAAGTCTTATCACAGATTCCCAACCGCACAATTCTAGCCAAACTTAAGTGAATTAAAACTGTCTTCTGCAGGGTCAGCCAGTGCATTTAACCTCTAaggcattggttctcaaccttcgtAATGTCCTTTAGtatagctcctcatgttgtggtgacccccccccccacacacacaccataaaattatttcactgctacttcataactaactttgcttctgttatgaatagtgatgtaaatgtctgatatgcagctcacaggttgagaatcacagctctaggccatctctccagctcatttgTGCCCTCGACAGTCTTTCTGACTGAAGCAAGATAGAACTTTAGTGTAGTTgctatttttgaggcagagtttcactaTGCAGTTCAGGTTGGCCTTCaactccatagtagctaaggacATTGAATATTTTCATGTGTCTATTGGCTATTTGTACTTCTTGTGACAGTTGTCAAATTAACATTTTCGTTGATTAGATAGTTCTTCATGTAGTCTGGCTGTTGATCCTTTGTCAGATGTCTTAGCTAGCAAAGATGGCTCTCCTGTTCTGAAGGGTCTTTTCGGTAGTCAGAAGCTATTTGATTTTATGTTGTCCATTTTTATCCCAGAAGGTTCCTACCTTGTTTTGTACCCAGAGGCAAGGAAAGTCTGACAGGCATGTGAGTTCTGGAGAGAGATGCTTGGTGCTTCTGGAAAGCTTGCAGCTAACTGCTCAGCTCTACATCAGGGCAGGTGGACTTGAAGTCAGGGTTTCCACAGGATGTTTGCTTGGGTTGCTTTAGCTGTTAAGGGGCTGGTTTCCCTAATCTCGTTCTCCTCCCACCCTCTGGTGTTCATAATTAACTTGAGGACATCTGAATTTGTCCTCTTATCAGTGCCATCCACTAAGAAGTGACACAGTCAGGGCCCTCACCTTCCGCTCCCACACTAGAAGATACATAATCCTTTTTCACATACTCGGCAACCTCCAGTGCTGTATTATAGCATCTGAGAACAAATTAGGGGTGTGTCTGCGCCCCATTACTCCTGTCAAACCACAGGACAGCAAGCAGAGGCAATGGGGAGACTTGAGGGTGGCCTGGTTTTTATCATTGCCTTGAGCCAGCAATCCCAAGACAAGACCTGAATAAAGACTCCAGGAGGTTCATGGCCAGCAGCACATCTTGATTGGTCACTTTGCACCTTTTATCCAAGAACCAACGAAACCAAGAGATTCCGGGCACACTACACTCAAGGGCAGGTGAGAGGCCAGTAGGTTCTTGTGAAGAGAAATAGCGGAGGCCTCAGAGGCATGAGAAATGCATGAACAGCTGGGAGATGAGGGCACTACTAGGGCTTCTGGAGCCAAAGGTTCCTGCTGATCTCCAGTTATCAGTCTGGCAGCAGTGGTGCTCAAAAGAGGCACCTGTGTCGTTTATCAGTTGACCCCAAAGAAATGGAAGTCCCCCTACTCTCAGGAGAGGCCACTATCCAGAAGGGAGTCTTGTCTCCCAGATTTCAAACAGTTCTAACAGCCTGTCAGAGCGTTTTACGAGATGAAACAAACCCTGATGACTGGTGAATGAGACTGCATCTTGGCCAGTGCTACATGGCATATCCTTGGCCCTCTATTTAAACTTTAATCTTTCTTCAGACGTTAAAGGTCGATTTGAGAGGTTTGCTGGATCTCAGAGTCCCTCTTCCCGAAGAAGTCACATTTTAATTGGCTTACTGAGGATGGGTGGTCGGACCTAACTTGGGACACAAGTTGTGATTACACTATGTCCCATAACACTATGAATGAAGATCCCCAATACCAGGGAGGTGAttcaatgaaatagaaaattcTTTGGCCGTTTTGCATCTTTTATTAGCGGGTGTCCCCGCATGTGGCATGGCACATCTTGCTCTGTAGAGCTGGACCTCAGCGCACCTGGGCCAGGTTATGCTTCTTGTAGAGGAGCGCACGCCGCTTCTCGCGCTCGCGCACAAAGGCGCGCAACCGCACGGTGGGGAAGGTTACGGGCGTGGGCCGGGAGCCGGTGGGGCCCTCCTCTGTCAGCCATCCGCATTGCAAGCAGGTGGAAGCGCACGGGCGGCCCCTGAAGCAGAGAGTGGAGCAGCAAGGGTCTGAGGATTAGGCTGGACGGGGCGTGGGGCGGGGTAAGACAAGAAGGGAAGGGCTGCACGGTGGGTGGGGCTGGCCATGTGGGAGGACCAGCCAGAGCAgtggagggggcggggcggggcggggcggacaCAGGTTGAGCTCCTTACCAGGGTTGAGCACATAATGAACTCTGCAGGAAGGCTACGGCTCCTCCTGATAATCCTGCATAGCAGCGACTCAACCGAATGAGTCCCTTGCGCAAGCCTTTCTGCAGGTCGCGAGTCCCCTCGCTGCTCTCTGGGTACTCGCCACTCAGCCTGCGTGGGTGAGGAGCACAGGAGACTCAGTTACCCTTGGATGGATAGGAGATACTGGGACATCAAGCTCCCCGTAGAGAATGGTGGAGCATAGGGACCAAATTAATCTCTGGATGTATTTGTGGGGGTGCACAGGGTTTGTAGCTTGACCCACCCCCCTAGCAGTTTCCCCAGACACCTGGGAAGGACTCACATAATGAAGGCTGTTACACCAATAGCCCAAATGTCTGTCTGTGGAACAGCCCCTTGACCTTCCAGGAGTTCTGGAGCTGCAGAGAAGCATGGGTGAAGATGAGGTTGGGCACAGGTGGGTAGGTCAGGTGGTAGATGTCAGTGGAGGAGCCAGCTGGCATGCAGGGCATCTGGGCCCAAGTGAATAGAGCCAAGCACAAGCGGCTGGCCCTAGTGAGAGGCTGGTGGATGTCAGTGGAGCCGAGAGTGAGGGCAGACACGGAGGGAAGAACTTCCTCCCTGCCCCGACAGATCAGGAGTTATATACGTACCCATGGTCTCCAGGTAGTCTTTGAAGTTCTCAGGGGCTGGGACCTTCTCTTGGTCGAGACTCTGGGCATTTCCCAGGTCTATAACCTTAAGCAGGTTGTACTCAGTGACCATCATGTTCTCGGACCTCAGGTCCAGGTGCAGGATGTGTTGGGCATGCAGGTACTGGGTGGCACTCAGCATCTGCCACAGGTAGTCCTTCACATCAGACTCTGAGTAGGATTCCCTAGGGGCACAGACGGTTCAGAACAGGCCCAAGGCAGGTAGAATGGGTATCCTAGCAGGGCTTGGCACATGTGGGAAGGCCGAGAACACTGCCCTTGGCAAGCCAGAAGGGGCCTCAGGTTCTGCAGAGTCCCAGCTAGATAGGGTCAGACAGTTCTCACAGTCCCTCCCAGAGATCTCTGCTTGCATGACTGATCATCTCACAGGCAGACCAGGCTACCCCTCACCTCTCTGCCAAAGAGGGTAGCAGCTCAGGGCCAGAGCACAGCTCCAGGATGAGCACCAGGTGCCGGGGACTGAGGTAGGCGGCATGGAGTTGGGCCAGATGTGGGTGGTGCAGTCTCTTAAGTGCCTCGTATTCTCTTAGTACAGCTGTCTTGTCCTCAGGTTGGTAGGGAACGATCTTAGCAGCTAGGGCCCGCCCACTTGCCTTCTCCCTGCACTGCCGCACCACACTGAAGCGGCCCCTGCAGGAAGGAAATGTGGGGAGCTTGCGTGTAGTCCCCACACAATTAGAGCAGCGAGGACCAAGCTCAGGGAGCAGATAAGGTCAGGGGACAATGACAGACATGCTGGGCAGTTGCACTGGAGTGTGGGTCATGGAAAGCCCCCAGGAAGAGCTGGGGGACAGtctccaccctcccaccctctacaaACACCCCGCACCTCCGGATCTGCATCTGGAAGGCAAAGGTCTTTGTGCTGGGGAGAAGCTGGGCTGGCCTCCCCCGGCTGCTTTCCTCCTCAGAGGCTGTGAGAGATGAGATAGGGAACCTAGTCATGGAGGGACATCCAGGCAGCCCTGTCCCTCCCACATCTCTCAGTCCCTTCCCGAGCACTACAAAAATGACCCTTTAAGCTCCCATCACTCTGACCTCTCGTTCCTTGATCAACTAGCTTTGTGTGTGGATAGGTTGGGGTCTAGGTAGGATCTGTTATCTTAACTAATTGCATCTGTGAAAATGGCAGAGAGCATTCCAGGATGGAATGGGATAGCAATCCAATGACATCCACCATTCTTGAGTCTACACCATCCACTTCTAATCAACCACAGCAGGACTCTTCCATCAGATGCAAACAGAACACCCAGAAAAGTCAAAATCAACTGCCAGGGTGACATGAGGGGGTGTGTCAGTGAGTGAAAGGGGACAGGAGGTCCATGGGATCTCCAGGGAGTGCAGGCTTTGAATGTTGAATGCAGGCATGTAGATCATTCATGGACAAGAGGATGTCTATGCCTGATCTGATAGCCACCCTTATCTGCCCCATCGGCCCCAAAGCTCACCCAGGTGGTTGGGTCCTCCGAGGAGGACCTGTTCTGAGGGGCTGCTGTAGGGGCCCATTCCTGCTTTGCTGACACATGCTGTCCGGAAGATATACATGCCACCCCTCGATAGCTTGCCAGTGAGGTAGCAGCAGTCAGAGATGTCTGAAGCCAGGGTTGTCCAGCTGCCTCCTGACCACACAGGAGAGAGTAAGAAGCTGTTGTGGAGAGTCAAGGGAACCCCTCTCCTGAGGCCACCCACAGGCAGAGAGCAGACACACCCAACAGTGCCTTTCCATGCCAATCCTTCAGAGTCCCAAGCCTCAGAAAGCCTATACCTTCTATACAGCACTGCACAATGTAGGTCACCGGGCCACAGGATTCCACAGGCTTCCAGACCAGCAGCACCGCATCCTTGTATAGTTCCCCCACCTCAGGGCGTGGAGAAGATGAAGGGCGCTCTGCAAGGGCAACTCTGTGGTCAGtgtggacactcaaccctcaaggAACAACCTCTGGCCACACCTGTCTCACTCTCACCAGCTGCCAGGCCTGCCCTCTACTTGTTCTGTCATTTGATGGAGAGGGGCTTCAAGCTAGGATGAATAGAAGAGGCTGGCACCTCTACTAGTGTGGGGGTCCACCTGCCTGGCAGTCTCTGTCTAGATCCCTCTCAGTCCACCTCACCAGGGCACAGTGCAGATGCTATGGAGTGGCCCTGGTTAGTGCCTCATCTCTGCCAAGTGCCGTGGCCCAAGGCTAACAGGCCAATCTGTGATGGACTGGTCCCACAGCTAGGCCAATAGTCCCTGTCTTCATCATCCTAGAAGCACCCTTGGATGCTGTGTGAACCAGAAAGCAATACAGGAAGATGAGGTGGTGCTGTCAGGAGAGGCGGTTCTCATCTCAGGCATGTGTAAGGGCTTCCTGTCCAGCAGTGGAGCACACAAATAGACTCTTGGCGGTAGGCGTGGTATTAGCAGCTTTATCTGCTTCTTTGACATTTTGGGACTTCGCTACAAGCCCTAAGTTCCATGGACACTCAGATAAGAAACCAGTATTGTCCTGCCCACTATGCAAAATGAGATGTCCTGCAACTCCCAGCCCAGCCCTCATGGCCTGGTGGAGACTTCCGGTGTGGAGCACACACCTGCTTTCCGGAGGACACCTGTGGTGACTGCTGTCCCCAGCGGGTTGCTCACACAGCAGGTATATGTGCCCAGATCCTCCTCTTTCACCACCAGGATGGTCAGCAGCTGGAAGTTCTTCAGGGTGGAGGAGATGAGGAGGTGGCCGCTGCTCTCCAGGAGGACCCCATCTGTGACAAGacaaagccagccttggcttTCCCCAGGGCAGCCACAGCATCCTGCTGGGCCTGTGATTGCGGCTTGTCTATACCAGTCCAGCACCCAGACTCCAGGACAGCTCCTTACCTTTGCTCCAGGTAGCCTGGGCAGTTGGCTGGGCCAACACCTGGCAGGCCAGTGTCACTGATTGGCCCAGGACCACAGCCTCGTCTGAGAGTTCTCTTAGGAAGGATGGTGCTGAGTGGGAGTAAAAGAAGAGCCTTGAGGGGAGACTGCCTGCCTTCCAAGCTTAGACCTCTATACCAGAGCCCCATACTGGACTCCGGCAGTTGTGATCCCCGCTTACCTTGGTCCCTGCCCTTCAGGCCTGACAGCCGGAAAGAAGCTAGGCCTGCCTTCTTTCTGGGAGGCCCTTCCctctcaggacctgtggaagaaagAGGCCCCAGGAGCTCAGGGGGAGAAGCAGGATGGCACCAGCTTCCTCTACCTGGGAAATCTGCCCAGGGGAAGTACTACAACTTCAGAGACTATGTAGGAACTCAAAACCAAGCTTGCTGAAGTCATCCCTAGCCTCCCTTTGCAGCAGGCTGCCAGGACACTGAGGCCTGCAGCAAAGGGCATAGATAGATACCTGAGGGGTGGCTGGGAGGCTGGCCCTGGGGTAAGGAAAGTTAGAGGACATGAAGGCTCTGGAGATGAAGGGGCTCTGAGGTCACTGAGAGCTATGTTGGAGGATCTGGGTTTGGGGTGGCTCCTGGGCCAGAGATCTGGGGTCTGGTGAATTAATCCATGGACCCCCTCTCTCCTCAAAGGTCTGCCCCTGCTCTTAGCTCTAGGTCTCTGTAGCCAGTATGTATCAGAGATGGTCTCAGATACCCAGTAAGGAGGGGTGTCAGGAAACCAGGATTTGAGCCAAGACCTATGGGGTCAGGCTGGAGGTCATATAGGACAGGAAGAGGAGGCCAATGGGGACTTGAGAGGGCACAAGAGAACCTGGTAGCCCCATGGATGCAGAACATGGAGGCAGACATGCCAGATGATGGGGTGGGGGGTTTACCTTCCGGCCTGCCCTTGAGGATCCTGGAGATGTGAGCCATGGAAGCCTTCACCCTCTGGCGCAGCCCAAGCTCCACAGGCTCCTCCCCTGACAGGCACCTCCCAGGGAATTGGAAGAGGCCCCGGGAGGGGGACCACTTGCGCTTCCTGCCCACAGCAGCCTCGCCCAGCAGTGCTTCCAGGTCCCCTGGCTCCTCCGGCTCCTCTGTAATCTCCAGACCAGCACGCAGTCCCAGCTCGCCTGGCCAGGGCCACGCGGCCTCCTCCAGGAAATCTGCCAGCCCTTGCCCAGCTTCGGTTTCTGAGCCAGGTGACTCTGGCTGCTCTATAGGTTTGGGGACCCTTCTGAAGATCATGAACTCAAATGGGAGATATTTGATGTCATATAGATCCGAGAGGTTGAGGTAGGCAGGATCGACCTCAGAAATGTCCAAGGAGATAGTGTCAGCTGCTTCCGCATCACCAGACAGATCCCGGATCTGCACCAGGGAAACCTGCTCAACTTCCTCCCAAGGGGTGAGGCTTGGAGAGGTCCTTAGGGGAACCCCACTGGCCTCAGCAATGGGCCCCAAGCTCTCCAGAGGTTGAGGGCTCTCAGTCGCAGCTTCATCCTGCTCTTCTGAGGACTGGGACACAGCCCAGGCCATCCTGGCCCAGAGAGGACCCTGCCCTAGCATCCCCCCTGCATCCCCGCCAAAGGCAAAAGTACCATAGCCTGCCACCCCTGCATAGCCCCCACGGGACTCCAGAGAGAACTTCCGGGTGGTGGCCTGCTCCTGAGGCCGCTGTGGAGGAGGCGTGAAGTCACATGTGTCCCCAGCTTCAGACAAGCCTTCAGTATCCAAGGATGCATCTACTTGGGAAGCTGACCCTGGAGAACTGGAGGGAACTGGAACTGGCCCTTCAGATAGAGAGCCATCCTGAGGTTCCTTCTCAGAACCCAGAAGGGGGCTTACTTGAGTTGGGAATGGGGCTGCCTGAGGCTGTTCTGAAAAGAGTGGGCCACAGGACGTTGAGAGCTCCTTCTTCAATGACTGTGGAGGTAAGGAGCCAAGCGATTGAGATGATGGAGGGCCACAGCCCTCCTGGGAACCAGAACCCAGCTCAGAGTGACAGGAAGAGGCTGGTTTCCCTCTACAACTGTCCTGGGATGATCCCTCTTGCTTCCCAGGCCTCGAGTCACCACTCATAGGTGGAAAGGGGACAGACTCCTGCAAGAACCCCTCTTTGTGCCCCCTGTCCTTGGCAGTGGTTTCATGAGTCAACCCCGTGGAGGGTGGGAACAGGAGTTGTTCCTTGCATGCCTCAGGAGAGGGGCCAGTCGTGACTGGTGGGTTGTCCAGGGAGTGGCTTCGGCCTGGGACCTCTCTGACACTGGAACTAGGTAGTCGCAGGGCAGTCTCAAAGGAGGGTGTCTTGGTCATCAGAGAGGCCTGCTCTTCCCTAGCCgcctcttcctccaacaagctgTACTCCATGAGGGGCTCACGCAGACCGGGTAAGGCCCTTGCAATGTACCCACCCTTTAGCAGGTGCCGCCTCCGCGCAGGGTGCCTCTTGGCACCCGATGTTTTGTTCCCACGCTCTGCACCCTCGCCAGCTTGCTGGTAGAACAGGCTGCTGATGACGCTGTGCCGGGGCACACAACCTGGGCTTGCCGGAGGCCCAGCACTCTGTGGGGACGCTGGCACGGCCGCATCAGCAGTGGGCATGCTGGCCTCTGTCTCCTCTGGGAGGCTGGCCGAAGGCCGCAGAAAGCCCCGAGGGTGCAGCAGTGGCGAGTGAGTCACAGGAGAAGGTGGCAGCGACTTAGCCCTGGCAAATGGGGCAAGCTCGTTGTCTGAGGAAGATGATGAGCTAGAGGCGCCACTGGCTTCCCCTCGTAGGTGCCGGGCCACTCCTAGAGATGGACTGTCTGGGGGACCCTGAAGCAGCTCAGGGATGGAGCGCATCACCAGGATAGACTTGTAGCTCATCAAGGAACGCTGGAAATGAGGACAGAGGGACATCCATTGGGCATGACTGGTCATGGCAGGAGGTGCGGTGCCCATTGCCTCTTTGCTCCAGAGGGGTTGGTTACCCAGGACACCTGGGGCTTCTGTGCCTGCTGCTTTATTGCTCTGCCCCACCACCTGGTACACTCAAGGGATCCCAGAATCATGGAGCAGGCCAGCCTGGCCCTGTGCTCCTGACCACACAGCTAGATTCAGGTACCCTCCCCTGGCCTCAGCACCTCTTTCCTGAGAAAAGGGGGACTCACCTGCCAGCGACTTCGAGCAAGAAGGAACTTGAGCTGTTTGGTGTTGATGAAGTGGGCCTCCTCAGCAGGCATGGATTTCTGCGGTGGGAGGAAAGTGGCTATGATAACAAGAGATGGACCCTGGCGCCCTAGTCGGGGCCCTTCAAGGATGCAAGCCCAGAAGGATGGAGGCAGCAAACATCGGGGTCTCCTCTCAGACAC
This window encodes:
- the Trim11 gene encoding E3 ubiquitin-protein ligase TRIM11 isoform X2, whose protein sequence is MLFSSKDKSPTLYSRLHLLKATPPLNTFTGTECLHHIWEDCHHKQIIELCIECCALEREASIAKDIKDALCRVQDVKLQPPAVVPMELRTVCRVPGLVETLRRFRGDITLDPDTANPELVLSEDRRSVQRGEQRQALPDNPERFDPGPCVLGQERITSGRHYWEVEVGDQTSWALGVCKETANRKEKGELSAGNGFWILVFLGSFYNSNEPAFSPLRDPPKRVGIFLDYEAGHLSFYSATDGSLLFIFPETLFSGTLRPLFSPLSSSPTPMTICRLIGVSGDTLGPQ
- the Trim11 gene encoding E3 ubiquitin-protein ligase TRIM11 isoform X1; the encoded protein is MVESQRQNVLGEFERLRRLLAEEEQQLLQKLEEEELEVLPRLREGAARLGQQSTQLAALISELESRCQLPALGLLQLCIECCALEREASIAKDIKDALCRVQDVKLQPPAVVPMELRTVCRVPGLVETLRRFRGDITLDPDTANPELVLSEDRRSVQRGEQRQALPDNPERFDPGPCVLGQERITSGRHYWEVEVGDQTSWALGVCKETANRKEKGELSAGNGFWILVFLGSFYNSNEPAFSPLRDPPKRVGIFLDYEAGHLSFYSATDGSLLFIFPETLFSGTLRPLFSPLSSSPTPMTICRLIGVSGDTLGPQ
- the Trim11 gene encoding E3 ubiquitin-protein ligase TRIM11 isoform X4, yielding MRRLCIECCALEREASIAKDIKDALCRVQDVKLQPPAVVPMELRTVCRVPGLVETLRRFRGDITLDPDTANPELVLSEDRRSVQRGEQRQALPDNPERFDPGPCVLGQERITSGRHYWEVEVGDQTSWALGVCKETANRKEKGELSAGNGFWILVFLGSFYNSNEPAFSPLRDPPKRVGIFLDYEAGHLSFYSATDGSLLFIFPETLFSGTLRPLFSPLSSSPTPMTICRLIGVSGDTLGPQ